The proteins below are encoded in one region of Aquisphaera giovannonii:
- a CDS encoding LL-diaminopimelate aminotransferase has protein sequence MATPSFVKSERLQKLPPYLFAEIDRKKKAAIAAGRDVINLGVGDPDRPTPAPIIRSLQHHVENPAFHQYALDQGAPELRESIAAFCKARYGIELDPASEILPLIGSKEGIAHLPLAVLNPQEISLVPDPCYPVYRSSSMFAGADVYTMPLERSHGFRPDLDAIPADVLRLARLMFLNYPNNPTGGTADLPYFERVVNLARAHDFVVAQDAAYNEMYFDSPVPSILQVPGAKDVAIEFHSLSKTFNMTGWRVGFAIGGAPLIAALGQVKANTDSGIFTAIQFAAKTALDEYATLTPPIRALYKERRDAFVGALKKLGWDVPTPEATFYVWIPCPAGYTSTELCGRLLDEANVVTTPGLGFGRTADGYIRAALTVETPRLLEAVDRIGKLSL, from the coding sequence ATGGCGACTCCCTCCTTCGTGAAGTCAGAGCGGCTCCAGAAGCTTCCCCCTTATCTGTTCGCCGAGATCGACAGGAAGAAGAAGGCCGCCATCGCCGCCGGCCGCGACGTGATCAACCTCGGCGTCGGCGACCCCGACCGGCCCACCCCGGCGCCGATCATCCGGAGCCTCCAGCACCACGTCGAGAATCCGGCCTTCCACCAGTACGCCCTCGACCAGGGCGCGCCCGAGCTCCGGGAGTCGATCGCCGCCTTCTGCAAGGCCCGCTACGGGATCGAACTCGACCCGGCCTCCGAGATCCTGCCGCTGATCGGCTCCAAGGAGGGGATCGCCCACCTGCCCCTGGCCGTGCTCAACCCGCAGGAGATCAGCCTCGTCCCCGACCCGTGCTACCCGGTCTACCGTTCGAGCAGCATGTTCGCCGGCGCCGATGTGTACACGATGCCCCTGGAGCGGTCGCACGGGTTCCGCCCGGACCTCGACGCCATCCCGGCCGACGTCCTGCGGCTGGCCCGCCTGATGTTCCTCAACTACCCGAACAACCCGACCGGCGGCACCGCCGACCTGCCCTACTTCGAACGGGTCGTCAACCTCGCCCGGGCCCACGACTTCGTCGTGGCCCAGGACGCCGCCTACAACGAGATGTACTTCGACTCGCCCGTCCCGAGCATCCTCCAGGTGCCCGGCGCGAAGGACGTCGCCATCGAGTTCCACAGCCTCTCCAAGACCTTCAACATGACCGGCTGGCGCGTCGGATTCGCCATCGGCGGGGCGCCCCTGATCGCCGCCCTCGGCCAGGTGAAGGCCAACACCGACTCCGGCATCTTCACCGCGATCCAGTTCGCCGCGAAGACCGCGCTGGACGAGTACGCCACCCTCACGCCCCCCATCCGGGCCCTCTACAAGGAGCGTCGCGACGCGTTCGTGGGCGCCCTCAAGAAGCTCGGCTGGGACGTCCCGACGCCCGAGGCCACGTTCTACGTCTGGATCCCCTGCCCCGCCGGCTACACCTCCACCGAGCTCTGCGGCCGCCTCCTCGACGAGGCGAACGTCGTGACGACCCCGGGCCTGGGCTTCGGCCGGACGGCCGACGGCTACATCCGCGCGGCGCTCACCGTGGAAACGCCGAGGCTCCTCGAGGCCGTGGACCGCATCGGCAAGCTCTCGCTGTAG
- a CDS encoding YebC/PmpR family DNA-binding transcriptional regulator, with protein MAGHSHSANIAHRKGLVDAKRGKLFSKLCRAIYVAARVGGGDPAANIRLRYAIDKARSFSCPKDNIERSIKKATGELGAENFEEVLYEGYGPGGVAVLCEALTDNRNRTAGELRRAFELAGGNLGGSGCVSYLFNFKGLFVVDPKNAAEEQLMEVALEAGADDVELVEGLYEVTCDPKVFEAVRKALEDAKIPTESAETSYIPTNYVDLDVEAGRKMLKLRDVLDENDDIQNVYANDNIPEEVMAG; from the coding sequence ATGGCAGGACATTCCCATTCGGCCAACATCGCCCACCGCAAGGGGCTCGTCGACGCCAAGCGGGGCAAGCTCTTCAGCAAGCTCTGCCGCGCCATCTACGTGGCCGCTCGCGTGGGCGGGGGCGACCCGGCCGCCAATATCCGCCTCCGCTACGCGATCGACAAGGCCCGGTCCTTCAGCTGCCCCAAGGACAACATCGAGCGGTCGATCAAGAAGGCCACCGGCGAGCTCGGCGCCGAGAACTTCGAAGAGGTCCTCTACGAGGGCTACGGACCCGGCGGCGTGGCCGTCCTCTGCGAGGCCCTGACGGACAACCGGAACCGGACCGCCGGCGAGCTCCGCCGCGCCTTCGAGCTCGCCGGGGGCAACCTGGGCGGCAGCGGCTGCGTGAGCTACCTCTTCAACTTCAAGGGCCTCTTCGTCGTCGACCCGAAGAACGCCGCCGAGGAACAGCTAATGGAGGTCGCACTCGAGGCGGGGGCCGACGACGTCGAGCTGGTGGAAGGCCTCTACGAGGTCACCTGCGACCCGAAGGTGTTCGAAGCCGTCCGCAAGGCCCTCGAGGACGCCAAGATCCCGACCGAGAGCGCCGAGACGAGCTACATCCCGACCAACTACGTGGACCTGGACGTCGAGGCCGGCAGGAAGATGCTCAAGCTCCGCGACGTCCTGGACGAGAATGACGACATCCAGAACGTCTACGCGAACGACAACATCCCCGAGGAGGTCATGGCGGGCTGA